One Spinacia oleracea cultivar Varoflay chromosome 4, BTI_SOV_V1, whole genome shotgun sequence DNA segment encodes these proteins:
- the LOC110795691 gene encoding uncharacterized protein: protein MEDIKCVGNLFTWNNKQQGSSRVFSKTDRIMANHAWKSCFSAAEVCFMPEGHFDHSPGFLSVYPRYDGGKKPFKYFTMWKCSAVFSDIIQKAWNIQISGSKMFILVNKLKRVNHALKDLNKVGFTDVQAADFRGHQNMVAAQSAIQKAKVSWLKDGDENTALFHQSIRSRKVQNQVYNIYDMKGEWKDTTDGVSQAFLDYYKVLLGSTHELRTLISRQVVQQGPVCMDLHKAILNAPYTADEVKKALFSIPGVKALGPDCFGSYFYKDAWHIVGDEVIAAILDMLQQGQLLKEVNHTVITLIPYTKCPKDRIKEVLFMEAYDIVDWKFLHEMLEFLDFPKKFVDMVMQCVGTPMFSLMLNRSMHGFFKSQRGLRQGDPISPLLFFIYVEYLFKILNRMSAMRPMPQFQFHLRCKDLILCSMGDYQSIYLLLRAFKLFSNSAGLKMIYVAQCGHLVDKMITRIKDIVKICRAVLWSGHAFSHEPSNIAWEKVCSDKQTGGLGFRDVLLWNTAFMGKYVWALVNKQDNVWIRWVTSVYLKDGEWWEYL, encoded by the exons ATGGAAGACATTAAATGTGTGGGCAATCTGTTTACCTGGAATAATAAGCAGCAAGGTAGTAGCAGAGTCTTTTCAAAAACTGATAGAATTATGGCCAACCATGCTTGGAAAAGTTGTTTCTCAGCTGCTGAAGTGTGTTTTATGCCAGAAGGCCACTTTGATCATTCTCCTGGGTTTCTATCTGTGTATCCTAGATATGATGGAGGGAAGAAACCTTTTAAATACTTCACAATGTGGAAGTGTTCAGCTGTTTTTTCAGACATTATTCAGAAGGCTTGGAACATCCAGATAAGTGGGAGCAAAATGTTCATCTTGGTTAATAAACTGAAGAGAGTAAATCATGCACTTAAGGATCTGAATAAAGTAGGGTTTACTGATGTGCAAGCTGCTGATTTTAGAGGACATCAGAATATGGTGGCTGCTCAGAGTGCAAT TCAGAAAGCTAAGGTGTCATGGCTTAAAGATGGGGATGAAAATACTGCCCTTTTTCATCAGAGTATTAGGAGCAGGAAGGTGCAGAACCAAGTTTATAACATCTATGATATGAAAGGGGAATGGAAAGATACAACTGATGGGGTTTCACAAGCTTTTTTAGATTATTACAAAGTTCTACTAGGTAGTACTCATGAACTTAGAACTCTAATAAGCAGGCAGGTGGTTCAACAGGGGCCAGTTTGTATGGATCTTCACAAAGCTATCTTAAATGCTCCTTATACAGCAGATGAAGTGAAGAAGGCTCTCTTTTCTATTCCAGGTGTTAAAGCTCTTGGACCAGATTGTTTTGGTTCTTATTTCTATAAAGATGCATGGCATATTGTTGGGGATGAAGTCATTGCAGCCATCCTTGATATGTTGCAGCAAGGTCAACTCTTGAAAGAAGTGAATCATACAGTGATTACTCTCATTCCTTATACTAAATGTCCAAAAGAT AGAATTAAGGAGGTTTTGTTCATGGAAG CTTATGATATTGTTGATTGGAAATTTTTGCATGAAATGCTGGAATTTCTTGACTTTCCCAAGAAGTTTGTAGATATGGTCATGCAGTGTGTTGGTACTCCTATGTTTTCCTTGATGCTGAATAGGTCTATGCATGGTTTCTTTAAATCCCAAAGAGGTTTGAGGCAAGGAGATCCTATCTCTCCTCTGCTGTTTTTCATCTATGTGGAATATTTGTTTAAGATTCTAAATAGAATGAGTGCTATGCGGCCTATGCCTCAATTTCAGTTTCATCTAAGGTGTAAAGATCTGATATTATGCAGTATGGGTGATTACCAGTCTATCTATCTTCTTCTTCGAGCTTTCAAACTTTTTTCTAACTCAGCCGGCTTAAAG ATGATTTATGTGGCTCAATGTGGTCATCTGGTGGATAAAATGATAACCAGGATTAAG GATATTGTGAAGATATGTAGAGCAGTTCTATGGAGTGGGCATGCTTTCAGTCATGAACCAAGCAACATAGCTTGGGAGAAGGTCTGTAGTGACAAGCAAACTGGAGGATTGGGTTTTAGAGATGTTCTGCTATGGAATACTGCTTTTATGGGGAAATATGTATGGGCTTTAGTCAATAAACAGGATAATGTCTGGATCAGGTGGGTTACTTCCGTATACTTAAAGGATGGGGAATGGTGGGAGTATCTGTAA
- the LOC110795692 gene encoding uncharacterized protein has protein sequence MTGHYFFDNKPLTLKPWDPDMDMDKPELQSVPIWVQLKLNFKYWGEKATFKIVAQLGKPIRRDQATICRDKLQFSRVMVDVPLSQDLPDYISFRDENGVMVRVALFYEWRPTMCTQCKMFGHLQAECRQGMKRVWVNKITKSSQPDPAPIIEHVASPIVDQEGFQRSLEPIRVRVESEVPVRISNAFQMLDAPIIDNADLVGGQVQGNEQSRVLTGDGNSSNSNG, from the coding sequence ATGACAGGacattatttttttgacaaCAAACCCCTTACTCTGAAACCATGGGATCctgatatggatatggataaaCCAGAGCTTCAATCTGTACCAATATGGGTGCAATTGAAGTTAAACTTTAAGTATTGGGGTGAGAAGGCAACATTTAAGATTGTGGCACAATTAGGGAAGCCAATCAGGAGGGACCAGGCTACAATTTGTAGAGACAAATTGCAGTTTTCTAGGGTAATGGTGGATGTGCCATTGTCACAAGACTTACCTGACTACATCTCTTTTAGAGATGAGAATGGAGTAATGGTGAGAGTTGCTCTATTCTATGAATGGAGGCCAACAATGTGCACACAGTGCAAGATGTTTGGTCACTTACAGGCTGAGTGTAGACAAGGTATGAAGAGGGTTTGGGTCAATAAGATCACTAAATCTTCACAACCTGATCCAGCACCAATCATTGAACATGTGGCTAGCCCTATTGTGGATCAAGAGGGATTTCAGAGATCTCTGGAGCCAATAAGGGTGAGAGTTGAATCAGAGGTTCCAGTTAGGATATCTAATGCATTTCAGATGTTGGATGCCCCAATAATTGATAATGCAGACTTGGTAGGAGGACAGGTTCAGGGGAATGAACAAAGTAGAGTTTTAACTGGAGATGGGAACTCTTCCAACTCTAATGGATAG